Below is a window of Candidatus Methylomirabilota bacterium DNA.
TGCTGCGCTCGCCGCACGTGGACAAGACCTCGCGCGAGCAGTTCGAGATGCGCACGCACAAGAGGCTCCTCGACATCGTCGACCCGACCCCGCAAACCGTCGACTCGCTGATGAAGCTCGACCTGCCCGCGGGCGTGGTGGCGGAGATCGTCGAGTAGGAATATGGTCACCCTGTCCGCCGACCAGAAGATCCGGATCCGCCTGAAGGCCTACGACCACCACCTGCTCGACCGCTCCATGAAGGAGATCGTCGAGACGGTACGGCGCACGGGCGCCCGCGTGACGGGGCCGGTGCTCCTGCCCACCATCATCAACCGATGGACGGTGCTCCGCTCGCCCCACGTCGACAAGACCTCGCGCGAGCAGTTCGAGATGCGCACGCACAAGCGGCTGCTCGACATCCTCGATCCCACGCCTCAGACGGTGGACGCGCTCATGAAGCTCGAGCTGCCCAGCGGCGTCGACGTCGAGATCAAGCTCTAGCCCGCGCACATCAGGAACAGCGAGAACTTTCGCCATGGCGATGAAAGAGGGACTGATTGGCCGCAAAGTCGGCATGACGCAGGTCTTCGGGGACGATGGGAACATGATCCCGGTCACCGTGGTCCAGCTCGGCCCCTGCACGGTCGTCGAGGTGCGGTCGAAGGCCACGCACGGCTACGACGCGCTCCAGCTCGGCTTCGAGCCGAAGAAGAAGAACGTGACCAAGGCGATGAGCGGCGTCTACAAGAAGGCCGGCGTGGCCACGCCCATGCGCGTGCTCCGGGAGATCCGCCTGCAGAAATCGGAGGCGCTTGCGCCCTACTCGGTGGGTCAGTCTCTGACCGCGGAGATCTTCAGCCCGGGCGAGCTGGTCGACGTGGTCGGCGTGACCAAGGGCAAGGGATTCCAGGGTGGCGTGAAGCGCCATGGCTGGGCGGGCGGCGACGCCACCCACGGCTCGATGTTCCACCGGGCCCCCGGCTCCATCGGGGCCTCCTCCGATCCCTCGCGTGTGTGGCCAGGTCATCCCCTGCCGGGCCGCATGGGCGGTGATCGCCGCACCGTGCTGAACCTCCCGGTCGTACGCGTGCTCGCCGAGCAGAACCTCATCCTGCTCCGGGGCGCGGTGCCGGGCGCGCGCGGTGGCGTCGTGCTGGTGCGGAAGAGCGTGAAGCAGACCAAGGCGCAGCAGCAGAAGCAGGGGGCGAAGTAGCGATGCCGAGCCTACCCATTCTCGACGGCAGCGGGAAGTCCCGCGGCACCCTCGAGCTTGCCGACGCGGTGTTCGGGGGCGCGGTGAGCGTGCCCATGGTGCATCAGGCGGTGGTGCGCGAGCTTGCCGACCGGCGCGTGGGGACGCACTCCACGCGCGGCCGCAGCGAGGTGAGCGGCGGCGGTCGGAAGCCGTGGCGGCAGAAGGGCACCGGGCGCGCCCGCCAGGGCTCGATCCGCGCCACCCAGTGGAAGGGCGGCGGCAAGCCGTTCGGCCCGCGGCCGCGCAAGTACGACAAGGCCATGCCCGCGGAGATGCGGCGGGCCGCCCTGCGCGCGGCCCTGGCCGCGAAGGTCGCGGCGGGCGAGGTGACGGTGGTGGAGCAGCTCGGCCTGGGCGAGCCGAAGACCAAGGCCCTGGTCGCGCGACTCAAGACCTTCGGGGCCGCGGCGGCGCCGACCCTCCTCGTGCTCGGAGAGCGGAGCGCGGACGTCGAGCGCGCGGCATCCAACGTGCCGTGGCTCGAGGTCACCACCGCGCTCCACACCTCGGTATATCAGCTCGTGCGCCACGACCGGATCGTCGCGGAGCGCGCGGCCCTCGTCGCGCTGCAGGAGGCGCTTGCGCGATGAGAGATCCTCGTCAGGTGCTGTTCCGTCCCCTCATGACCGAGAAGAGCATGCTGCAGAAGGAAGAGCACAACACCGTGACGTTCGAGGTCGCGCGGAGCGCCAACAAGGTCGAGATCCGCCAGGCCGTCGAGCGCGTGTTCAATGTGAAGGTGGCCGACGTGCGCACGATGTCGATGCAGGGCAAGTGGAAGCGCATGGGCCGCTTCGAGGGCCAACGCTCCGACTGGAAGAAGGCGATCGTCACGCTGGCGCCTGGCCACAAGATCGAGCTCGTCGAGGGAGCCTGAGACCGATGGGAATCCGCACACTGAAGCCCACCTCGCCGGCGCGGCGCTACATGACCCTCCTCACCAACGAGGAGATCACCAAGAAGACGCCGGAGAAGAGCCTGCTCACGCCCAAGACCCGGATCAGCGGTCGCAACGCTTACGGCCGCATCACCGTCCGGCACCGGGGCGGCGGGCACAAGCGGATGCTCCGCGAGGTCGACTTCCGCCGCGAGAAGCTCGGCATCCCCGCCAAGGTGGTGGGTATCGAGTACGATCCCGGCCGCTCGGCCCGGATCGCGCTCCTGCACTACCGCGACGGCGAGAAGCGCTACATCATCGCGCCCCTCGGGCTCAAGCCCGGGGACGTCGTGATGTCGGGGCCGCAGGCCGACATCCTGCCCGGCAACGCGCTGCCCATCCGCAGCATCCCCCTCGGCACCCTCGTGCACAACGTGGAGCTGCAGCCGGGGCGCGGTGGCCAGCTGTGCCGGAGCGCGGGAACCCTCGCCCAGCTCCTCGCCAAGGAAGGCGACCACGCCGATCTCAAGCTCCCCTCGGGGGAGGTGCGGCGGGTGGCGCTCGACTGCATGGCCACCGTCGGCCAGGTCGGGAACCTCGACCATGAGAACGTGTCGGTCGGTAAAGCGGGGCGGGTGCGCTGGAAGGGCTTCCGGCCCACCGTGCGGGGCACCGTCATGAACCCGGTGGACCACCCCATGGGCGGCGGTGAGGGCAAGGGCAAGGGCAACCATCCGATGACCCCGTGGGGCAAGCCCACCAAGGGCTACAAGACCCGCCGGGGCGCGCGCCCGTCGGACCGTTACATCGTCACGCGCCGGACCAAGTAAGAGAGGCCGACCATGGGACGCTCAACCAGTAAGGGGCCGTTCGTCGAGACGCGGCTCATGACCCGCATCGACGAGCTGAACCGCCAGCGCCAGAAGAAGGTGCTGAAGACGTGGTCGCGCCGGTCCACCATCGTGCCGGAGTTCGTGGGGCACACGCTCGCCGTGCACAACGGGAAGAAGTTCATCCCGGTGTACATCACCGAGAACATGGTGGGCCACCGCCTCGGCGAGTTCGCCCTCACCCGGACGTTCAAGGCACACGGCGCCGCCGAGAAGGCCACCACGTCGCCCACCGGGAAGGCGTGAGGCCGTGAAGACGCAGGCCACCGCGCGCTACATCCGGGTGCCCGCCAGCAAGGCGCGCCTCGTGCTCGAGCACATCCGTGGCAAGTCGGTGGGCGAGGCCCTCGCCACCCTGCAGCTCACGTCGAAGGCGGCGGCGCGGCTCATCGAGAAGGTGCTGCGCTCGGCCATCGCCAATGCCGAGCACAACCATCAGGTGCGCAACCTCGACGACCTCCGCGTGGTCAAGGCGGTCGCCGACGGTGGCCCCGGCCTCAAGCGGGTATCCCCGCGGGCGATGGGCCGCGCGTACTTCATCAAGCACCGGACCAGCCACCTCACCATCGAGCTCTCCGACGAGACGCCGCGCCCGCGCGCGCGGGCGGGGGCGGGAAGGTAATTTATGGGGCAGAAGACCCATCCGATCGGATTCCGGCTCGGGACCACGCGGACGTGGAGCTCGCGCTGGTTCGCCACCAAGGGCTACGCGGGGCTCCTGCACGAGGACGTGAAGATCCGCCGGTTCATCAAGTCGGCGCTCTACCACGCGGGGATCTCGAAGATCGACATCGAGCGCTCGGCCAATCGGGCGCGCATCTCCATCTTCACCGCGCGTCCCGGCATCATCATCGGCCGCAAGGGCGCCGAAGTGGAGAAGCTCAAGAACGAGATCCAGAGCCGAACCCAGAAGGAGGTCCACCTCAACATCGAGGAGGTGGTCCATCCCGAGCTGGACGCGCAGCTGGTGGCGGAAAACGTCGCCCTCCAGCTCCAGAAGCGGGTGGCATTCCGCCGCGCGATGAAGAAGGCGGTGACGTCCGCCCTGCGCCTGGGCGCCGACGGCATCCGGATCGCCTGCTCCGGTCGCCTGGGCGGCGCCGAGATCGCGCGCCGCGAGTGGTACCGCGACGGGCGGGTGCCCCTGCACACGCTGCGGGCGGACATCGACTACGGCCTCGCCGAGGCCCACACGACGTACGGCGCCATCGGCGTGAAGGTGTGGATCTTCAAGGGTGAGGTCCTACCCACCCAGCGGACGGCCGAGGCCTGATCCCATGCTGATGCCCAAGCGCGTCAAGTATCGCAAGGCCCAGCGCGGGCGCATGAAGGGCAAGGCCCATCGTGGCTCCACGCTCGCCTTCGGCGACTACGGGCTCAAGGCCCTGGAGCCGGCGTGGGTGACCAACCGGCAGATCGAGGCCGCGAGAGTCTCCTTGACCCGGAGTGTCCAGCGCGGCGGCAAGGTCTTCATCCGGATCTTCCCCGACAAGCCGGTGACCAAGAAGCCCGCGGAGACGCGGATGGGCAAGGGCAAGGGCAATCCCGAGTTCTGGGTGGCGGTGGTGAAGCCCGGCCGCATCCTCTACGAGATGGAGGGTGTGGACGAGGCGACGGCCAAGGACGGGTTTCGGCTCGCCGCGCAGAAGCTCGGCATCAAGACCAAGTTCGTGACCCGCACGCGGGCGCTCTGAGGCGACCATGAAGGTGACGAAGTGGCGTGAGATGTCAGAGGACGAGCTGACGCAGAAGGGCAAGGAGCTCGCCGAGGAGCTCTTCAACCTCCGCTTCCAGCTCTCGATGGGCGTGGCCAAGAACCCCGCGCGTGTCGGACAGGCGCGCCGCGACCTCGCCAGGATCCAGACGATCCTGCGCGAGCGCCGTGCCCCCGCGAAGGCTTAAGGAGACGTTCGGTGTCGGAGACGAAGACCCGCGAAGGCGTGGTGGTGAGCGACAAGATGACGAAGACCCGCGTGGTGCTGATCGAGCGGGTGTACCGGCACCCGCGGTACGAGCGCGTGGTGCGGCGCACCAAGCGGCTCAAGGCCCACGACGAGACCAATGCGAGCAAGACGGGCGACCGGGTGCTCCTCGAGGAGACGCGGCCCCTGTCGAAGGAAAAGCGCTGGCGGATCCGGGAAATCATGACCCGGGCCTCCTGAGACCGACATGATCCAGCCGAGAACGATGCTCGACGTGGCCGACAACTCCGGCGCCAAGAAGGCGCAGTGCATCCGCGTCATGGGCGGCGCCAACAAGCGCTACGCCTCGCTCGGCGACATCGTGATCGTCGCGGTCAAGGAGGCGGTGCCGGACGGCACCGTGAAGAAGGGCGAGGTGGCCCGCGCGGTGGTGGTGCGGACGGTGAAAGAAGTGGGCCGCAAGGACGGCTCGTACATCCGCTTCGACCGCAACGCGGTGGTGCTCCTCAAGGCCGACGACAACCCGGTGGGCACCCGCATCTTCGGACCCGTCGCGCGGGAGCTCCGGGACAAGCAGTTCACCAAGATCATCTCGCTGGCCCCCGAGGTCATCTGAGGGACGTGATGGCGCAAGCGCACGTGCGGAAGGGCGACACCGTGGTGGTCATCGCGGGCCGGGAGCGCGGCAAGCGCGGCCGGGTCCTGCGGGTGCTGCCCGCGGAGGGCCGCGTGGTGGTGGAACGGCTCAATCTCATGAAGAAGCACCAGAAGCCGACCCAGAAGCTGCGGCAGGGCGGCATCATCGAGCGCGAGGCGCCGCTGCATCTGTCCAATGTGATGCTGGTGGATCCCCGCAGCGACAAACCTACGCGGGTGGGCGTCAAGCAGCTCGCCGACGGCCGCAAGGCCCGCGTCGCCCGCAAGTCGGGCGAGATGGTGGACAAGGCGTAGGTCATGGCTGACGAAAAGAAGCCCCAGGCGAAGGCCCCCGGCAAGGCGCCGCAGCCGGCCCAGCAGGGCAGCGGCAAGAAGCCTGTCCCCGCCGGCAAGGGCGGCGGCAAGGGTGCCCCCGCGACCGCGGCCGGCCCCGCCGCGCAGGCGCGCGTGACCGGCGACGTGCCCCCGCGGCTGCGCGACCGCTTCCGCTCCGCGGTGATCCCCGCCCTCATGAAGGAGCGCGGCTACACCAATCCGTTCCAGGTGCCGCGGCTCGAGAAGATCGTCATCAACATGGGCGTGGGCGAGGGCAAGGAGAACGCCAAGGTCGTCGACTTCGCGGTGTCGGATCTGCAGACCATCGCCGGCCAGAAGCCGGTGATCACGCGCGCGAAGAAGTCGATCGCGAACTTCAAGCTCCGCGAGAACGTCCCCATCGGCTGCAAGGTGACGCTGCGGGGCGCGCGGATGTACGAGTTCCTCGACCGCCTCGTCAACGTGGCCCTGCCGCGGGTGCGCGACTTCAAGGGCGTGCCGCCTAAGGCCTTCGACGGACGCGGCAACTACGCCCTCGGGCTCAAGGAGCAGGTCATCTTTCCGGAGATCGTGTACGACAAGGTCGACAAGGTGCGCGGCATGGACATCATCATGGTGACCACCGCCGGCACCGACGAAGAGGCCAAGGCGCTGCTGACCCAGCTCGGCTTGCCCTTCAGGGAGTCCTAAGGCATGGCGAAGATCTCGCTCATCATGAAGGCGCAGCGGCCCCCGAAGTTCAAGTCGCGGGGCTACAACCGCTGCAAGATCTGCGGCCGCCCTCGCGGCTATCTGCGGAAGTTCGAGGCCTGCCGGCTCTGCTTCCGGGAGCTGGCCCTCAAGGGCGAGGTGCCGGGCGTGGTCAAGGCGAGCTGGTAGGGGGACGCGAGGCATGATGACCGATCCCATCGCTGACCTCCTGACCCGCATCCGCAACGCGAGCCGTGCCGAGCACGAGAAGGTGGACATCCCCTCGTCCAAGCTCAAGGTCCGCATCACCGAGATCCTGAAGAGCGAAGGATTCATCAAGAACTTCCGGCTCATGGAGGAGAAGAAGCCCGGCACCCTGCGTGTGTATCTCAAGTACGGGGCGGGCAACGAGCGCGTCATCTCCGGGCTCGTCCGGGTGTCGAAGCCGGGCCGGCGCGTCTACGTGGGCAAGGACAAGATCCCATCCATCCTGGGCGGCATGGGGGTGGCGATCCTGTCCACTTCCCGGGGCGTGATGACCGACCGCGAGGTCCGCAAGCAGGGCCTCGGCGGCGAGGTCCTCGCCTACGTCTGGTAGGAGAGCCGACTCATGTCGCGAATCGGACGCAAGCCCATCCCGGTGCCGCAGGGCGTGAAGGTGGCGGTGGACGGCGCCGCGGTGCGCGTGGAAGGGCCCAAGGGGAAGCTCTCGCACTCGCTGCCCAGCGGGATCTCGGTCAAGGCCGAGCCCGCGCAGGTGACGGTGAGCCGATCCTCGGACGAGCGGAATGCGCGCGCCCTCCATGGCCTCACGCGCTCGCTCATCGCCAACATGGTGCACGGGGTGAAGGACGGCTTCGAGCGCAAGCTCGAGATCGTGGGCATCGGGTACCGGTGCCAGCTCCAGGGCAAGAACCTGCAGCTCGCGCTGGGCTTCTCGCACCCGGTGATCTTCCCGCTCCCCGAGGGCATTCAGGCGGAGGTGGAGAAGCAGGTGTCGATTACCCTGCGGGGCGCGGACAAGGCCTTGCTGGGGCAGACCGCCGCGCTCATCCGGGGCCTCCGCAAGCCGGACCCCTACAAGGGCAAGGGTATCAAGTACGCGGACGAATACATCCGCCGGAAAGTGGGCAAGAAGGCAGGAGCCAAGTGATGCAGGCGAATCGCAAGGTCGAGGCCAGGAAGATCCGGCACGTGCGGGTGCGGCGCCTGGTGCAGGGGACCGCCCAGCGACCGCGGCTCGTGGTGTTCCGGAGCCTGAATCACATCTATGCACAGATCATCGACGACGCGGACGGCAAGACGCTGTGCGCGGTGGACAGCCGCGCCGCGGACTTCCGCGCCAAGATGAAGACGGGCGGCAACGTGGCGGCGGCGAAGCTGGTGGGCGAGCTGATCGCCCAGCGGGCGAAGGCCAAGGGCATTGGGCCCGTGGTGTTCGACCGTGGCGGCTACCAGTATCACGGGCGGGTGAAGGCGCTGGCCGATGCGGCACGGGCCGGCGGCCTGGCGTTCTAGGGAGGACGGATTGGCTGAAGGACGGATCGATTCCAGCGCGCTCGACCTGACCGACCGGGTCGTCTCGATCAACCGTGTCGCCAAGGTCGTGAAGGGCGGCCGGCGCTTCTCGTTCACCGCCCTCGTGGTGGTGGGCGACGGTCGCGGCCACGTCGGCGTGGGCCTCGGCAAGGCGCGCGAGGTCCCCGAGGCCATCCGCAAGTCGGTGGAGCACGCCAAGAAGGACCTGATCTTCGTGCCCCTCAAGGACACCACGATCCCGTGCGAGATGACCGGCCACTTCGGCGCGGCCCGGGTCTACCTCAAGCCCGCGTCCCAGGGCACCGGCGTCATCGCCGGTGGCGCGGTGCGGCCGGTGCTGGAGGCGGCGGGCGTCCAGGACGTGCTGACCAAGACGCTGGGGACCAACAATCCGCACAACGTGCTCAAGGCGACCATCGATGCGTTCCGGCGCATGAAGCGGCAGCTCGACCTGCACGCGGCGCGGCGGCGCTCGCTCGACGGCGACGGC
It encodes the following:
- the rplD gene encoding 50S ribosomal protein L4; translation: MPSLPILDGSGKSRGTLELADAVFGGAVSVPMVHQAVVRELADRRVGTHSTRGRSEVSGGGRKPWRQKGTGRARQGSIRATQWKGGGKPFGPRPRKYDKAMPAEMRRAALRAALAAKVAAGEVTVVEQLGLGEPKTKALVARLKTFGAAAAPTLLVLGERSADVERAASNVPWLEVTTALHTSVYQLVRHDRIVAERAALVALQEALAR
- the rplP gene encoding 50S ribosomal protein L16 is translated as MLMPKRVKYRKAQRGRMKGKAHRGSTLAFGDYGLKALEPAWVTNRQIEAARVSLTRSVQRGGKVFIRIFPDKPVTKKPAETRMGKGKGNPEFWVAVVKPGRILYEMEGVDEATAKDGFRLAAQKLGIKTKFVTRTRAL
- the rpsE gene encoding 30S ribosomal protein S5, which produces MAEGRIDSSALDLTDRVVSINRVAKVVKGGRRFSFTALVVVGDGRGHVGVGLGKAREVPEAIRKSVEHAKKDLIFVPLKDTTIPCEMTGHFGAARVYLKPASQGTGVIAGGAVRPVLEAAGVQDVLTKTLGTNNPHNVLKATIDAFRRMKRQLDLHAARRRSLDGDGQEAAGG
- the rplR gene encoding 50S ribosomal protein L18, with translation MQANRKVEARKIRHVRVRRLVQGTAQRPRLVVFRSLNHIYAQIIDDADGKTLCAVDSRAADFRAKMKTGGNVAAAKLVGELIAQRAKAKGIGPVVFDRGGYQYHGRVKALADAARAGGLAF
- the rplB gene encoding 50S ribosomal protein L2 translates to MGIRTLKPTSPARRYMTLLTNEEITKKTPEKSLLTPKTRISGRNAYGRITVRHRGGGHKRMLREVDFRREKLGIPAKVVGIEYDPGRSARIALLHYRDGEKRYIIAPLGLKPGDVVMSGPQADILPGNALPIRSIPLGTLVHNVELQPGRGGQLCRSAGTLAQLLAKEGDHADLKLPSGEVRRVALDCMATVGQVGNLDHENVSVGKAGRVRWKGFRPTVRGTVMNPVDHPMGGGEGKGKGNHPMTPWGKPTKGYKTRRGARPSDRYIVTRRTK
- the rplN gene encoding 50S ribosomal protein L14, whose translation is MIQPRTMLDVADNSGAKKAQCIRVMGGANKRYASLGDIVIVAVKEAVPDGTVKKGEVARAVVVRTVKEVGRKDGSYIRFDRNAVVLLKADDNPVGTRIFGPVARELRDKQFTKIISLAPEVI
- the rplX gene encoding 50S ribosomal protein L24, with amino-acid sequence MAQAHVRKGDTVVVIAGRERGKRGRVLRVLPAEGRVVVERLNLMKKHQKPTQKLRQGGIIEREAPLHLSNVMLVDPRSDKPTRVGVKQLADGRKARVARKSGEMVDKA
- the rpmC gene encoding 50S ribosomal protein L29, translating into MKVTKWREMSEDELTQKGKELAEELFNLRFQLSMGVAKNPARVGQARRDLARIQTILRERRAPAKA
- the rpsJ gene encoding 30S ribosomal protein S10, producing LRSPHVDKTSREQFEMRTHKRLLDIVDPTPQTVDSLMKLDLPAGVVAEIVE
- the rplV gene encoding 50S ribosomal protein L22, with protein sequence MKTQATARYIRVPASKARLVLEHIRGKSVGEALATLQLTSKAAARLIEKVLRSAIANAEHNHQVRNLDDLRVVKAVADGGPGLKRVSPRAMGRAYFIKHRTSHLTIELSDETPRPRARAGAGR
- the rpsQ gene encoding 30S ribosomal protein S17; this translates as MSETKTREGVVVSDKMTKTRVVLIERVYRHPRYERVVRRTKRLKAHDETNASKTGDRVLLEETRPLSKEKRWRIREIMTRAS
- the rpsC gene encoding 30S ribosomal protein S3 — its product is MGQKTHPIGFRLGTTRTWSSRWFATKGYAGLLHEDVKIRRFIKSALYHAGISKIDIERSANRARISIFTARPGIIIGRKGAEVEKLKNEIQSRTQKEVHLNIEEVVHPELDAQLVAENVALQLQKRVAFRRAMKKAVTSALRLGADGIRIACSGRLGGAEIARREWYRDGRVPLHTLRADIDYGLAEAHTTYGAIGVKVWIFKGEVLPTQRTAEA
- the rplE gene encoding 50S ribosomal protein L5, yielding MPPRLRDRFRSAVIPALMKERGYTNPFQVPRLEKIVINMGVGEGKENAKVVDFAVSDLQTIAGQKPVITRAKKSIANFKLRENVPIGCKVTLRGARMYEFLDRLVNVALPRVRDFKGVPPKAFDGRGNYALGLKEQVIFPEIVYDKVDKVRGMDIIMVTTAGTDEEAKALLTQLGLPFRES
- the rpsS gene encoding 30S ribosomal protein S19; this encodes MGRSTSKGPFVETRLMTRIDELNRQRQKKVLKTWSRRSTIVPEFVGHTLAVHNGKKFIPVYITENMVGHRLGEFALTRTFKAHGAAEKATTSPTGKA
- the rplC gene encoding 50S ribosomal protein L3, with the translated sequence MKEGLIGRKVGMTQVFGDDGNMIPVTVVQLGPCTVVEVRSKATHGYDALQLGFEPKKKNVTKAMSGVYKKAGVATPMRVLREIRLQKSEALAPYSVGQSLTAEIFSPGELVDVVGVTKGKGFQGGVKRHGWAGGDATHGSMFHRAPGSIGASSDPSRVWPGHPLPGRMGGDRRTVLNLPVVRVLAEQNLILLRGAVPGARGGVVLVRKSVKQTKAQQQKQGAK
- the rplW gene encoding 50S ribosomal protein L23, which translates into the protein MRDPRQVLFRPLMTEKSMLQKEEHNTVTFEVARSANKVEIRQAVERVFNVKVADVRTMSMQGKWKRMGRFEGQRSDWKKAIVTLAPGHKIELVEGA
- the rpsH gene encoding 30S ribosomal protein S8 yields the protein MMTDPIADLLTRIRNASRAEHEKVDIPSSKLKVRITEILKSEGFIKNFRLMEEKKPGTLRVYLKYGAGNERVISGLVRVSKPGRRVYVGKDKIPSILGGMGVAILSTSRGVMTDREVRKQGLGGEVLAYVW
- the rplF gene encoding 50S ribosomal protein L6; this encodes MSRIGRKPIPVPQGVKVAVDGAAVRVEGPKGKLSHSLPSGISVKAEPAQVTVSRSSDERNARALHGLTRSLIANMVHGVKDGFERKLEIVGIGYRCQLQGKNLQLALGFSHPVIFPLPEGIQAEVEKQVSITLRGADKALLGQTAALIRGLRKPDPYKGKGIKYADEYIRRKVGKKAGAK
- a CDS encoding type Z 30S ribosomal protein S14; protein product: MAKISLIMKAQRPPKFKSRGYNRCKICGRPRGYLRKFEACRLCFRELALKGEVPGVVKASW
- the rpsJ gene encoding 30S ribosomal protein S10 gives rise to the protein MVTLSADQKIRIRLKAYDHHLLDRSMKEIVETVRRTGARVTGPVLLPTIINRWTVLRSPHVDKTSREQFEMRTHKRLLDILDPTPQTVDALMKLELPSGVDVEIKL